A stretch of Macadamia integrifolia cultivar HAES 741 chromosome 7, SCU_Mint_v3, whole genome shotgun sequence DNA encodes these proteins:
- the LOC122084788 gene encoding multicystatin-like produces MEILSQQVSESQYIGRDKLSTIFSGWQPIIDAENPHVQGLGHSAVKEHNKKTGQQLVFKHVVMGWTQVVSGVNYRLIIKAEHGCFPNLYDAIVYEQPWQGFRELKSFKPLFREECNKPSVGGWQPIKDVTNPHVQELGQFAVTEHNGQSGKHVVFKCVVIGWTQVVTGVNYCLIIFAKDGCELQLYDAIVWEKPWEGFRQLISFKPVV; encoded by the coding sequence ATGGAAATTCTGTCACAGCAGGTTTCTGAAAGCCAATACATTGGTCGTGATAAACTGTCTACCATTTTCAGTGGTTGGCAGCCTATAATAGATGCAGAGAATCCCCATGTCCAAGGGCTAGGGCATTCTGCTGTCAAGGAGCACAACAAGAAGACTGGGCAACAACTAGTGTTCAAGCATGTGGTCATGGGTTGGACCCAAGTCGTCAGTGGAGTTAACTATCGGCTCATTATCAAGGCAGAGCATGGCTGCTTTCCAAATTTATATGATGCCATAGTGTATGAGCAGCCTTGGCAAGGGTTCAGGGAGCTCAAATCCTTCAAACCACTCTTTAGGGAAGAATGTAATAAGCCCTCAGTTGGTGGTTGGCAACCCATCAAAGATGTTACCAACCCTCATGTCCAGGAGCTTGGACAATTTGCTGTCACTGAGCACAATGGTCAGAGTGGGAAACACGTTGTGTTCAAGTGTGTTGTCATTGGTTGGACGCAAGTCGTCACCGGAGTTAACTATTGCCTCATTATCTTCGCAAAGGATGGATGTGAGCTGCAGCTATACGATGCCATCGTGTGGGAGAAGCCATGGGAGGGGTTCAGGCAGCTCATTTCCTTCAAACCAGTTGTTTGA